Sequence from the Schistocerca serialis cubense isolate TAMUIC-IGC-003099 unplaced genomic scaffold, iqSchSeri2.2 HiC_scaffold_1312, whole genome shotgun sequence genome:
TCCTCCCCTGGAGTGAGACTTCAGCGTTCCACTGAGGGTCGGTTTGATCACCTGAAGGATTTTGGTGTAGCTTTTCGTGTCAAAGACTACTATTGGTGGCACATTGAACTTTGTCCTTTCCTTGTTTGGAGGGACTGCATTGTGGCCTGGGTCATTGTCAGGAAGTTCGCTAAAGCGGTTTTGAGTTGGTACTTGTGGTTGTACCGATTCCGCTTCCATGGTTTCGTCTACATTGGGGGCCTGTTCAGAGTCAGAAGCCTCGATCTTCCGCTTTGAgtcagatgaaccctctgcctggcttgTGTCGCTCTTGCGCTTAATTTTTTTCTTGGGTTTTTGATCGTTCCCCGCCATATTGCCTAGTGAAGGTGATGCATTGTCTGTATGTAAGTCAGTGTGGTTTGTGTGTGTAGTCGGATGATTTTCGGCCGCGGGAGCCCCAGGGGGGACCACGGCGGGCTGGGGTGGGTGATAGGATGATTCTAGAATCTCAGACAGTCGGATATGATGCTTTGAAATCTGCCTTTGCCTCTGTGAGcgcgggctggtcccacgtgaagggggccctgaCTCACAATTTCCCTCACTAACCAGCCTAGAGTCCAGCTAGCCTGGAATCACGACGAGCatcatgaacagaaaataaaacaacgaCAAGATTGCTACTGCACGCTCGTAAACGAGCCTGCAGTCGACGGAGCTACCAAGGACGGCGACAGGCGCACGAGTCCCAAGCAGCGAGGAGGCCACTCCGTGGCGGGAGCGGCAGTCGGAAATCCCCAGCCGTGACAACACAAAGGCGGCGGAGCGCAGTAAGAACGGCGTCCGCACGCTTCGGAAGCACAGCTCGGAATCGGGCCTGGCCTGGCCGCCGccgcacccgccgccagccgccgccgcacctttaccagctcgccctgttgcggccgccgaccaatggggcgcgcgcgcaaccggccgccgcacccgagcccataaagcacccccaccccggctgcgccggcacgcactccgctgctcgactcgctgccgctcgcaccggtcgttttcgtttccgtttcgtgtgcaccgtcgctagcccatcgccatgtccggacgcggaaagggaggcaaagtcaagggcaagtcaaagtcccgctcaagcagggctgggctccagttcccggtcggcagaatccaccgcctcctgcgcaagggaaactacgcagagcgcgtcggcgccggggcgcccgtctacctcgccgccgtcatggagtacctcgcggctgaggtgctcgagctggccggaaacgcggcccgcgacaacaagaagacgcgcatcatcccgcgccacctgcagcttgccatccgcaacgacgaggagctcaacaagctcctgtcgggcgtcaccatcgcacagggtggtgtcctgcccaacatccaggccgtcctgctgccaaagaagaccgagaagaaggcctaaaggaggccaggcaatcgcagcgccgcgtgctcccctgcacgcaacgcgctttgccggctcggctctgctcggcccacaacaatcggcccttttcagggccaccacacaaacctacgtccaaagcaaaatttcagtcgtcctcgccgcaccttgttttgttttaactttgcactttcacagcacagccgccgccggcgcacgtccgccatcttgtcgtccacacagcccgtgtggcccaacacacgcacacattttgcacggtcgcagtcgccttccaaacgacaacggcagcaataatgaccattgttaaagggaggcgtgtcgacacaccgccctccactcccgcgcgcaacggccgtcgacacgaacgaaacagctgatccggccgcctatgcccacacgccttgcctcggaaaccccaacgccgccgcaaacacacagggccaaacgacgcaagcaaataatcaccgcctctcgcacaacaacacacagcccgccatctccgtcgcgatcgacacacaataacaaacacaaacgaagcagctccacacacagccagccacatgacacgtttcctttccttctcccctcccagtcacatcacgtcgctcaaacggaaagaaagaaacaaagagagaaagaaagaaagaaacaaacaacacagcgcacacacgcagcaacaacacagactctttcgcacttttcaacttccgaacagtgtggtggccctgaaaagggccgttttctagtctctcccacccacaagcacggccgcgggaaggccagcgcccgctgcgacgcagcctaaccgccgaaaccgtacagggtgcgcccctgcctcttcagggcgtacaccacgtccatggccgtcacagtcttgcgcttggcgtgctcagtgtacgtcaccgcgtcgcggatcacgttctccaggaacaccttcagcaccccgcgggtctcctcgtagatcagaccagagatgcgcttcacgccgcccctgcgagccaggcggcggatggcgggcttcgtgatgccctggatgttgtcgcgcaacaccttgcggtgccgcttggcgccacccttgccgagcccctttcctcccttgccgcggcctgtcatccttcctcgggcaaagcaaaacgtgcacaaacagcagctgcagcggctggcgagtcggctacggtctgcgcccagcgcgcccgccgcccccctatatagactctggcccgccctccccccaccacgcgcaaccgagggcatataagcgcagcacggaggcgcgcgggcccgttgtcaaggcagcaccggacgccgcgccgcacctaacctccacgcacgccgctccgctaccgctatggcccgcacaaagcaaacggcccgcaagtccaccggcggaaaggcgccgcgcaaacagctcgccaccaaggcggcgaggaagagcgcgcccgccaccggaggcgtcaagaagccccaccgctacaggccgggcaccgtcgccctgcgagaaatcaggcgctaccagaagagcacagagctgctcatccgcaagctgccattccagcgcctagtgcgcgagatcgcccaggacttcaagaccgacctgcgcttccagagctccgcagtcatggccctgcaggaggccagcgaggcctacctcgtcggcctcttcgaagacaccaacctgtgcgcaatccacgccaagcgcgtcaccatcatgcccaaggacatccagctcgcgcgccgcatccgcggcgagcgcgcctaaaccgcgccgcggcaccgcaccgcccaaacaaaaacggcccttttcagggccactaacatctctccgtcgcgagcaaactttgtcggtcgcctgcctctcgccccgcaacccaaaaacaaaaaccaccacttcccgtccgtccgccacacccgctcactctgcctgcctgctagcagcgcgcaacaatcacacatcatccctccccggcgctcacagcgcacaatacccaacggccgacgtcacaccgcacgggtggctggctggccggccgccgctttcgtttcgaaaacaaaaaaacccgcactccactccgacggccaacggccaggcaggcgcgctcgctcgctctacacgccaccgaaatccccgccgactccttccacatctcaacgtgcccccccttgcaaaacataacacacacacaaacgaacaaaacaaagaccagacacgactcgacaagacagacatccgagaagaacgaacgcaggcaagccaaccaacgtattcaaacaaaacaacgtgacagaaaaccaaccgtcggccgccgccacaaacacggcgacaatcacaaccacgacaacaacaacaccgcttaccgctaccgccgcccacacccgccaccgacccccgcaatccaaccaccacggcacgcaaacagcatccccacgggcatacagaaacgccagacagacacccacaccaaacgcaacacgacaatcaaaaccttccccgacgtgctttgatggccctgagaagggccgttttgggccgcgcgtctcttgcgcgccactagacgacgacggggggtggggacgacggagtcaagcgccaaacccttcctttcccatctctttctcctctactctacttcttcttcttgggcgaagccttcgccttagacggcgtcgtcgccttcttcgggcgcggcgccttcggcttcttcgtcggaaccttggcggccttcttcgccttcgacggcgacttggccttggccggcttggccgcagccgccttcttcgcacccgcgggagcggccgacgccgcagacgccttcttggcggcgcccgccttccgaccggtcgccgccttcacgccaccagccttctttgcgccggccgcacgggcgcccttcttctccttgctggccggagcggcgcgcttcttcttggcaccgccagcacgagccttgccgccctcggccgcccccccgccgccggcgccggcaagcttgaacgagccggacgcgcccttccccttcgtctgcaccagctcgcccgccacgacggccgacttgaggtacttcttgataaacggcgccagcttctccgcgtccagcttgtagtgcgcggcaatgtacttcttgatcgcctgcagcgacgacccgccgcgctccttcagactcttgatggcggccgtcaccatctcagaggtgcgcgggtgcgcaggcttggcgcgcggcttcttcgcagacgacgcagacttggccttcttcgtagtgccggtggcggcgggtgccgcagcagtctcgttcgtagccgcctgatctgccatttcgacgacgcgcgtaacacacagcgagagcgagcgggacggcaggcacgcaagcacagcacagcagcagagcagagaatcgctcgctgtcgcatcatggtgtagtgtcctctaggttgacactactggtgtgtgggtgaagttctggtagaatcgctctacccttccttcaacaagtgggacatcagtgtcCTTCCAGGTTTTTCTTAGAGAGAAGCTTTTGGGTGTCTATGCTGCCCTGCTTCGTGGGCAATTTGATACTTGATGCTTgctgcgggttttttttttttttttttttttttttttttttttttttttttttttttcgcagcagGTGTGGCTAGGCGCTACTTGTTGCGTAGCAATGTCTTCTAATCTGGTAGGGCGGCAACGTCTGCTGGCCGTCTCAGCAGGTCCGGCCAGCGGAGTGTGTGTCTCCAGTGTGGACGTTGTCCCAGATTCCTTATCAGTGGGTTGGTGGATGTACCCGCTTTGTTGTAGAAGTTTGTGGCCGCTTCTTCGAACCGCCTGCGTAGCGGTACGATGTCTGCGACCACGTGAGTGTCCTCCGTCGGGAAGTCCCTTGGGAGGTGAAGAGCTAACctgagagccctgttctgcagttTTTGCAGCCGCTCCAGGTTAGTTTGCGCCGTGTTGCCCCACACTACCGCCGCGTATTCGAGGAGAGGTCGAATTACGGACTTATATAGCGTGAGGCCGACGCAGGTAGGCAGCGTCGTAGTGGGGTTTAGCAGTGGGTAGAGGAGTCTTAGTCTACCCAGTGCTTTGCCCCTGATGCTCTCCACGTGTGGCCTCCAGGTGAGGTGCCGGTCCAGTGTGACGCCCAGGTACTTCGCAGTACCGTTCCACGGGACCGGGACGCCTCGGACCGAGACTGTGGGCGCGTCGTCCTTGACGTGTCTCGTCGCAATGATGATGGCCTGGGACTTCTCCCCATTGTAGGCCAGGCGCCATTTTTTCGCCCAGTCAGTGAGGGCGTCGGTGGCCGTCTGAAGTTTCCGCTGCAACGCCTCGACGCATCTGCTGCGGCTGTACACAGctgtgtcgtccgcatacagcgccaggttgacgtgggctgtgcgcggtgggtcggccgtgtacagagagtagagcgtcggcccaacgaccgagccttgaggtacacccgcgagtatacgacgctccgtggagattccactatctgctctgacgtggaacgttctgccctcgaggtagctctgtaagagcttcacgtgcgacaccgggacgcccaggtcaaatagtttgaacaggaggccccgatgccacacggagtcgaaggcacgcgacacgtcgagcaggagagcgccgaaatactcgcgtcggtcgatggcaccgaacgcctcctctgttaggcgcagcagctggtgtgtcgtggcgtgttgactcctgaagccaaactgttcgtttggtaggagttgttctgcctcgatgagcgcccgcaggcggaccagatacaggcgttcgaatattttcgaaagtgccggaagcaggctgattggcctgtagtttttcgcccttcgaatgtccttccctggcttggggagggctactatttcagcatgcttccagcacgacgggaactgtttgctgagcagcacctggttGAAGGTTGACGCGAGGACGTCGGCTGCCGTGTCTGGTAGCTGCTTCAGCATTAAGTTCGTTACGTCATCTGGTCCACCTGCTTTTTTAGCATTTAGGTGGCGAAGTTGCAGCTTGACTTCGTCTGCTGTTATCGGCGGAATGGCGTCTTCTACCTCGTCATACTCCGCATCGAAGAAGACGGGGAGGCGTTCTTCTACCATCTGGATGTGGGCGGCGTCTATCGGGTCGTCGACCGGAGTGAAATTCGCGGCGAACGCGTCCGCTAGGGCTTCTGCCTTCGCGTTCGGCTCGCTCACGAATTCGGCTCCCACTTGCAGCGGCGGAATCCGTTGCATACGGCGCAGGTAGCCTTTTACGGCTTTCCACGCCGAGCCGTCTTCGATGTTTAGTTGCGCCACCTTGCGCGCCCACTCCTGATTGCGGTGCGTGTCGACATCAGCCTTGATATGCCGGCACAATCTATTTAATTCTCGCTTTGTGGCTCgatttcttgtcctctgccactcgCGCTGTAGTCGGTTCTTTTGCGCTATAGCCTCCCGGATGTGTCGTGGCAGAGGGTGTGGCCGGCAGTCGATGTTGGCGTCGTCTCTGACAGGcgtggccgctgccgcggcgtcaactatcgactgcctgatgtgttgaagtgctgcgtctgctccttgttccgccgcgtccggtgtggcctcaagggaatcggcgacggcgttgcggaactcgtcccagctaatgtctcgtatgtcgagccctctccgctgtcttgggagagcgtcggcgtcgaggtcaaatatgaccggtacgtggtcggaggacatctttggccgcgtaccggccgtgacgtgcaggcgagcgcccttgatgatcataatatccaggatatccgggtggcCCCGGTTCCGTGGATATATTGTCGGTTCGTGAGGACCGATGACGACAGCTTCGTGGCGTTCCGCGACATGGAGTAAGCGCCGCCCGCTTGTGTTGGTCGTCCTGCTGTTCCAGACCGCATGCTTCGCGTTGAAGTCTCCCCCTAGTATGATTTTACCGGGGAGAGCCAGCAACTTGTTGTAGTCTCCCGGTAGGAGCGCTCCTCTAGGCGGTCTGTAGACAGCGACGAACGTTATGGCGCCGTGTGCCGTCTCCACTGATACGGCAGTCGCTTCTGTTTTTGCCAGTTCCGGTATTTGGACGCGGTGGTGTCGTAGCGTCCTCCGTACATATACCGCTGTGCCGCCTCCGTGTGTTTGCCTGTCGTCCCTGTAGCATTCGTAGTTCGCTACGCCGACTCGGACGCCAGGCTTAAGCCACGTTTCGGTGACGAGACATACGTCGATGTTTTCGTCCCGTATAAGCTGCCGGAATTCGCCTGCCTGCTTAAGGAGTCCCTCGGCGTTGAACACGCAGGCTGTTAAACTCCTTAGCGCTTCAGGCATGATGGCTGCATGGTTGGATGGCGGATGCAACTTTCTGCACCACGGCCAGGAGCTCAGTCATCTGCTGCatcattgtttccatgcagctgagCATCCGTTCCACGCGGGCTTCATTGGCAGCGGTGCCGCCGACAACATGGCGCGCGTTGGTCTCCATTTGTCCGCCATCTTGTTGGGCGCCGACAGTATGGCGGGGCGCCGTGGGACGCCGCCATCTTGGCTCCGGGAAGTCCTTGGGGCTCGTAAGGTCAGGCGCGGCTGCCGGTGGTTGGTCCGCTGCGCGTGCCGGCGGGGCCGGGAAGGCTCGCGCTGATTGGTCCGCGACGCGCTGGGTCGCTGCAGGGAGGGGAGCCTGGCGCTGCTGGGGTGCAGCGGCCGGGACTACCTGCCTGCGCGGCAGCGCTGTGGGCGGGGCAACGGCGCTTTGTCCTGCAGATGGGCCAGCTGCCGGCTGGGCTGCGGTAGGCGGAGTCTGTCCGCCATTTCTCGTCGATGCGTGCGGAGCGGGGGCTCCATTTTGTGGCGCCGCATTGTCTGCGACTTGGCGCGCTTTTTCGGTCGTTGCCCTGCCTCGGCGGCCGCCTCTCCTGTTGTTCCGCTTCTTCCGGGGCTGGGTACTGCGTTGGCGGGAACTCTGCCTTTGTGTTCCATTGTCTTCGTTCCCGCGcggccagtgtcgcgggcgggcgcggacggccgagagagcggccgccactctgcgcgccgccgcgccgcgcctcccgcgcttgctaccgcccaacgtccgacagcctgtgcggagcagccccaaacctgcgccacaaccgcccgcgcctttcaaaccaccgaggatggggctacacacagccacaccacagtcgccaaccagtcgccacggcagcgccgcaaaccacggccaaactgcagctaccgcgcgctacagcctgggtcggcccgccgagaatcgccgcccccgcccaaatgccgcccccacagccccagccgacgacccgccacaatggccaaaccttcggcaaaactcccacaccgtcgccgcggcagcccggccagcgcggccggcgccacagccacacaagccgaggcgtgcggcgatgacggccgtgcaaacgcgcctccgccgccccatcgccttccgtcgccctcccgccgtttcccgatcggcccgcagccgtcgggccacatcgcgcgccgtcctcctcctctcgcccgccaacattcacagccgtttctcaacaattgcccgccgcaaacggacgccgcctgcgcaacaggcgccgccgcccctcgccgcttccgacccaacccctcgaccgaggcaaaccgcaatccgaatctacagaccaacccaatctgccgtcagcacacacgacagccgaccttacactttacgcgttacacattacgtttacacgtctaggttaggttaggttaggttaggtggacgtgggttaggttaaggggacttgggttaggttaagcgtcaaacttaggttaagcattcaaacacgtcaggcgtcagaggttaggttaggttaggttacacgttaggttaaggggtcagtgctaggttaagaagcgccaaacgtaggttaaaaaagcgttcaaaccgtgaggcgtgagccggacagcttaccttacgtagacgttaggggctcacaggctgagctcacctcgccacaccacaggttaggttcggttcgctcggctcagcgtaaagcgccgaggtcagggttacgttcgttcaccttcgggcgccacactttcggttgaaaggtcgcgacgggacgacgtcggcaggcgcgccgcaaacgaacaaaaacgtacagacgacgtcgaaaaccgccgacagacgggggagcagcacgaccacgaccagataccgagcgcgaacgagacacacgcgaaccacccccaccggccaaagggcaccacacaacaacccagagcaccacgtgtcgacaccagagcaacccgccgctcacgcgacatggctggcaccgaagggcaaccgcccgcaactgcgctttccgcgccggcccggatgcacgtcgtgctacaacaacaccactaccgtacacagccgctgttcacaacatcactatcatgcgcgcccgcggctcgccgccgtcgcagtcgcagtcgcagccccaacgccagcacttttgcaccaccattcacacgcaccgcaacacagctcgccgacacagccgaacaaaacaaacaccacacaacaacagcaacaacgccgccgcctctacttgtgccggcgacccaccccgccgatggcgcacctttcgccagccggcaaatcgacacacacacacccacccacccacccaccccccggggcccagtgcaaaaacaaaacacacaaaaacaaaaaaacaaaacaaaaacaaacgacacgggaagcgcacaccgccacttcgcgcgcacgccaccaaccagtcgtcgcgtctcaaataacaaaataaactactaacaactagggcaacacaaaacaaaaacgcctcgcacgaaccgcccacaacaaaaaaggacaagcacacgcacagcctctgctgacgaccacgacgcagcggcacgctgctcctgtcccgcgccccgcgccccactcgattcacaactcacgcgacaccgtcaacgacgggctcgcttcccgcaacctaccacctttccgccacgacgcacagccacagccccagccccagccccacccgacgacgcccgtggcaaccactgcactttcaccaccgcctcccccttccccccccaaaacacacacacacacagccagccaaaaacgcactcgcgacccacacatgcacgtgcatcggcacacgccaaccacacgcaaggctcgaaacgaaaccggcgtccttccacgttgccatcaagctacgcgacacaagacacaaggaaccaacacaacagccggccccactaattcccactctcacgccgcaaaaagcacaccgaaaccgccaaacgcacgcacattccccttcgcactgacaacgaccggctcgctaccacacacctctcggcagccgtttcacgccaattcgccacaccgcccacacagtcgacaagcgcccgccctgtacggcacacgcaacgacgcagcgcagcaaagggcgcccgcaacacatacctctccgcc
This genomic interval carries:
- the LOC126439375 gene encoding translation initiation factor IF-2-like, which gives rise to MLKKKTETAGHRVGWRFVQRRLLRCPPRWWWGVGTQPRKKRNNRRGGRRGRATTEKARQVADNAAPQNGAPAPHASTRNGGQTPPTAAQPAAGPSAGQSAVAPPTALPRRQVVPAAAPQQRQAPLPAATQRVADQSARAFPAPPARAADQPPAAAPDLTSPKDFPEPRWRRPTAPRHTVGAQQDGGQMETNARHVVGGTAANEARVERMLSCMETMMQQMTELLAVVQKVASAIQPCSHHA